In Candidatus Kaistella beijingensis, a genomic segment contains:
- a CDS encoding NAD(P)/FAD-dependent oxidoreductase, translating into MDLKSNEPFWLVKNGIISSYPSLKNDESCDVLIIGGGITGSLIAHQMVKDGHKTILIDKREIANGSSSATTSMLQYEIDIPLYELIEKIGEKGAVESYEACSKSIDDLAKISKEIKSNAGFEKKDSLYFASKKKDVSWLQKEFEARKKAGFKVKWLEPEQISKKFGLQKTFGGILSEQGASIDAFKFAHELLDFNVKKGLKIFDKTEMKSVKYHKTFNEVLTTENHRIKAKKIIYCIGYESKSLINEDFVKLKSTFAVVSEIDEKKLEKFGNTLFWNTDDPYIYMRTNDDGRLLIGGGDEDFRDPEKRDAMLSQKEKEILKTLKKILPEYQFYTDFTWAGTFGETKDGLPYIGTHKNFKNSYFVLGFGGNGITFSVTGMEMASNFMKNKKHALTEFFKFGR; encoded by the coding sequence ATGGACCTCAAATCAAACGAACCATTTTGGCTCGTAAAAAACGGAATTATTTCTTCTTATCCCTCTTTAAAAAATGACGAGAGTTGTGATGTGCTCATCATAGGTGGTGGAATCACAGGAAGCTTAATTGCCCATCAAATGGTCAAAGACGGCCACAAAACGATCCTCATCGACAAGCGAGAGATTGCCAACGGAAGCAGTTCCGCTACAACTTCAATGCTTCAATATGAAATCGATATTCCTCTTTACGAACTCATCGAAAAAATCGGCGAAAAAGGTGCGGTGGAAAGTTATGAAGCATGTTCAAAATCGATAGATGATTTGGCAAAAATCTCTAAAGAAATCAAATCCAATGCAGGTTTTGAAAAAAAGGATTCTTTGTATTTCGCCTCGAAAAAGAAAGATGTTTCGTGGCTTCAAAAAGAATTCGAAGCACGCAAAAAAGCAGGTTTCAAGGTGAAATGGTTGGAACCCGAACAAATTTCCAAAAAATTCGGATTGCAAAAAACCTTCGGCGGAATTCTTTCCGAACAAGGCGCAAGTATCGACGCTTTTAAATTCGCTCACGAACTTTTAGATTTCAACGTCAAAAAAGGCTTAAAAATTTTCGACAAAACCGAAATGAAATCCGTGAAATATCACAAAACTTTCAATGAGGTTCTCACCACCGAAAATCACAGAATCAAGGCGAAGAAAATCATTTACTGCATCGGCTACGAGAGCAAAAGTTTAATCAATGAAGATTTTGTGAAACTGAAAAGTACTTTTGCAGTCGTTTCAGAAATTGACGAAAAAAAGCTGGAGAAATTTGGAAACACGCTTTTCTGGAACACCGATGATCCTTACATTTATATGCGTACAAACGATGATGGAAGACTTTTAATTGGTGGTGGCGACGAAGATTTTCGCGATCCAGAAAAACGCGACGCGATGCTTTCGCAGAAAGAAAAGGAAATTTTAAAAACCCTAAAGAAAATCCTTCCAGAATATCAATTTTACACCGATTTTACTTGGGCAGGAACTTTCGGCGAAACCAAAGATGGACTTCCTTACATCGGAACACACAAAAATTTCAAGAATTCCTATTTCGTTTTAGGTTTTGGCGGAAACGGCATCACTTTCTCCGTCACTGGAATGGAAATGGCTTCCAATTTTATGAAAAACAAGAAACATGCTTTAACGGAATTTTTTAAATTCGGTAGATAA